GCGACGCGGCGGACCTGCACAAGCTGGCGGTGCTGGCGGCGCGGATGGCCGTGGagcacgcggcggcgacggaggccaAGATCGAGGGCCtcggcgaggtggaggaggcgccgcacgcgcgcgcgcgcctcaACCACTGCCTCGACCTctacagcgccgccgcggacgtcCTGCGCGACGCACTCGACAACCTCAACGCCCACGTCTACGGCATGGCGTCACAGCAgctggccgccgcgctcggcgccgccgAGAGCTGCGAGGACGTCTGGAAGGGCGAGGAGCGCGTCCCCGTCGCCGCACACGACAGGGAGTACGGACGCATGGCCATGGTCGCACTCGGGCTCACCACCGGCGCCATGGCGTGATGATGCTTCGATCGCATTGCAACACTGACTGATACCACGAGCGAGCGCAGCCATGGACGACGCGGTGGCTGTCATCAACTCAGCATCATAAGCAAAATTAAGGCTCATGCATCTATGTCCTTGTAGCCCTCTCTCTCACGTCCATGATCCCATTTGTTTGTGTGCGTACCGTAGTACGTACGGTAGTGGTCCACTAGTCCTGATGTGACTTTAGCTACTGATTTTCTTCGCTCTTGTGTggctttcttttttatttttctttatttattgtGAGTAGTAGTAATACTTTTGGTTTTGAATTTTGACGTCTTCTTGGAGGTGTTAGTATAGAagaagagacagagaagagAGGCCATGCAACGTGTCACCGCCATGCATCTTTGAGGATTGTTATATATCACTCCTATATATGTCAATTCTATATATATTGAGTTCACCATCATATATGATGCAAAATGCAATGTGCCTCCCCCCACCCCATTTCTACGTATTTACCTACCTATTCTATCTAGTGGTTTTAAATCGGCATTGTAATTTGTGCTTGAGACAGGTTTGGACAGATTTTATTGCGGGAAAGTCTAAAACCGATCGAGTCAcaattaggggtggtaatggaccaCACCTCTAGTGTCCTCCATTATTAATGATTTTTTAAAATTCTGTTTGACCCCCCGCCCTTTAGACCTGATCCTTAGAAATCAAACTAAATTTATCGTGCTGAGCTTAGCGCAAACACTTCACAGATTTTCAAAATGAGCAATATTGtcgcgggatttctagggtacccacagccgggtggcggaacgcacccgcctattcccagagagggagtgctcgggaaggtactaggcgattggctAATCTAGCTCTGAGATAGGCACataagaacacacgatctagagtggttcgggccgccggagcgtaataccctacgtccactggaagaggttttgatctctgttgtgtatgaatctatcctctgccgggtcttggctctcacccagcctgagtttttcttctagcgggcgtccccttttatagaccaaggggtgcggatacatagggcgttggggcccgacaagtgggcccaacgtgactgtgcagcatactgcgcagagtagtcaaatggctacagtggttacaaatctttcctccgatacgcttccatgccctgctagTCCTCTGACGAagggtggtcttctcttgtcctgtCAGCAAGGTGCCCATTGGaggaacgtagcttgcggcgtgacttGTTGAGGCTAttgtgtaggcgtcataatgggtgaagccgagccgtcgtatccaccTGTTAtagcagactgacaggcgcggcgtgggcggcgccagcagccccactatgcatcttggtaatacgcgatcaatagtgcccctggtcaaagaatcgcctcggcttccactacatcaatgcggacgtcctcctaccgcaatgaatacagcggtaggtgaaccttaatatggagaccaagcagcTTTATATACGAGTTCTgcgcttgcaga
The nucleotide sequence above comes from Panicum virgatum strain AP13 chromosome 3K, P.virgatum_v5, whole genome shotgun sequence. Encoded proteins:
- the LOC120697262 gene encoding putative invertase inhibitor, whose protein sequence is MQERRHRSSTAAAMGVVLPAALGLLLLAPCIAQAATTVVTMGIEEACRKAASAHAGVSYDHCVSSLASDARSRDAADLHKLAVLAARMAVEHAAATEAKIEGLGEVEEAPHARARLNHCLDLYSAAADVLRDALDNLNAHVYGMASQQLAAALGAAESCEDVWKGEERVPVAAHDREYGRMAMVALGLTTGAMA